Proteins encoded together in one Corallococcus soli window:
- a CDS encoding class I SAM-dependent methyltransferase, with amino-acid sequence MSTVRTASRFTWALGLMPLAPGQRVLEVGCGHGLALGLVASRVHPGCVLGIDRSPKMIAQAARRNADAVRAGHVVLRTGTLASVDLGTEPFELAFAINVSLFARDAHVVLPGPARDADSDLEDRRGRTTWRAGRAFAECQTEWIACSACRTSACLPKRSTRTSWTPSRRMTTSPAHRVGRCRPARWRHTSWAVPSPWGA; translated from the coding sequence ATGAGCACGGTCCGCACGGCCTCTCGCTTCACCTGGGCGCTGGGGTTGATGCCCCTGGCGCCGGGCCAACGTGTGCTGGAGGTGGGGTGCGGGCATGGGCTTGCGCTCGGCCTCGTCGCTTCGCGGGTCCACCCGGGATGTGTCCTGGGCATCGACCGCTCGCCGAAGATGATCGCGCAGGCGGCGCGGCGGAACGCGGACGCGGTTCGCGCGGGACATGTCGTGCTGCGCACCGGGACGCTCGCGAGCGTGGACCTGGGGACCGAGCCGTTCGAGCTCGCCTTCGCCATCAACGTCAGCCTCTTCGCCCGCGACGCGCACGTCGTGCTGCCCGGCCCCGCGCGGGACGCGGATTCCGACCTGGAAGACCGGCGTGGAAGAACGACCTGGAGGGCAGGCAGGGCGTTTGCCGAATGTCAGACTGAGTGGATAGCGTGCAGTGCATGCCGGACATCCGCCTGCCTGCCGAAGCGAAGTACAAGAACGAGCTGGACGCCCTCGCGGCGCATGACGACAAGCCCCGCCCACCGGGTTGGGCGCTGTCGCCCCGCGCGGTGGAGACATACATCCTGGGCAGTCCCAAGCCCGTGGGGGGCGTGA
- a CDS encoding ATP-binding protein, which translates to MDALAAHDDKPRPPGWALSPRAVETYILGSPKPVGGVTITPKYVGDRGIVQVCIATLASDRALMLVGEPGTAKSWLSEHLSAAVSGTSGLVVQGTAGTSEDHIKYSWNYALLLAQGPSPEALVPSPILRAMRTGKFARFEEVTRTSPEIQDSLISILSEKQVSVPELGEITSAQRGFNLIATANTRDRGVNEMSAALKRRFNFVTVPVVEDLEQEIQIVTKREAELRTDYQVGVPPPEELSRVLLTLFQELRKGVTKDGKTKVRTPGAVLSTAEAISVLFNSAILAQQFGSGTVTSQELAASLVGAVVKEQEDDVKALREYMETVAKGRPGPWKDLYTASKKLLRG; encoded by the coding sequence CTGGACGCCCTCGCGGCGCATGACGACAAGCCCCGCCCACCGGGTTGGGCGCTGTCGCCCCGCGCGGTGGAGACATACATCCTGGGCAGTCCCAAGCCCGTGGGGGGCGTGACCATCACGCCCAAGTACGTGGGTGACCGGGGCATCGTGCAGGTGTGCATCGCCACGCTGGCGTCGGACCGGGCGCTGATGCTGGTGGGCGAGCCGGGCACCGCGAAGAGCTGGCTGTCGGAGCACCTCTCCGCGGCCGTCAGCGGCACCTCCGGGCTCGTCGTGCAGGGCACGGCGGGCACCAGCGAGGACCACATCAAGTACTCGTGGAACTACGCGCTGCTGCTCGCGCAGGGCCCGTCACCGGAGGCGCTGGTGCCGTCGCCCATCCTCCGGGCCATGCGCACGGGCAAGTTCGCCCGCTTCGAGGAGGTGACGCGCACGTCGCCGGAGATCCAGGACTCGCTCATCTCCATCCTGTCGGAGAAGCAGGTGTCGGTGCCAGAGCTGGGGGAGATCACCAGCGCGCAGCGGGGCTTCAACCTCATCGCCACGGCGAACACGCGCGACCGGGGCGTCAACGAGATGAGCGCCGCGCTCAAACGCCGCTTCAACTTCGTCACGGTGCCGGTGGTGGAGGACCTGGAGCAGGAGATCCAGATCGTCACCAAGCGAGAGGCGGAGCTGCGCACCGACTACCAGGTGGGCGTGCCCCCGCCGGAGGAGCTGTCGCGGGTGCTGCTGACGCTCTTCCAGGAGCTGCGCAAGGGCGTGACGAAGGACGGCAAGACGAAGGTGCGCACGCCGGGGGCGGTGCTGTCCACGGCGGAGGCCATCAGCGTGCTGTTCAACAGCGCCATTCTCGCGCAGCAGTTCGGCTCCGGGACAGTGACGTCGCAGGAGCTGGCGGCCTCGCTGGTGGGCGCGGTGGTGAAGGAGCAGGAGGACGACGTGAAGGCGCTGCGCGAGTACATGGAGACGGTGGCCAAGGGCCGCCCGGGTCCGTGGAAGGACCTGTACACCGCGAGCAAGAAGCTGCTGAGGGGCTGA